A region from the Geotoga petraea genome encodes:
- a CDS encoding Rpn family recombination-promoting nuclease/putative transposase, producing the protein MGEEIRKIINQPHDTFFKKTFGDKEISKEFIETYIDEEITREMDLKKLEIIDGTYIDKKLEKAYSDILYKTKIKNTDTYIYILYEHKSYPDKKTTFQLLEYINKIMKKTLNPKTSKTNIIIPILIYHGNQKWDMSNKLIDYIENRENYPEKINKYIPNYEYEIIELNDKTNQEIKGPILLKIILETLKAIKQKEKDKFIDNIKKIFNMMDKYEKIDSQKAKEIFGFIIYYILITRDDTDEYELKEIDIKRGDLIMTRGRQLYEDGIKKGKLEGMKLGEYLKAKDTVKKLLSKKLDKKTISEVTELSIEEIKKIEEEMNQNKN; encoded by the coding sequence ATGGGGGAAGAGATCAGAAAAATAATAAACCAACCACACGACACATTTTTCAAAAAAACCTTTGGAGACAAGGAAATATCAAAAGAATTTATAGAAACATACATAGACGAAGAAATAACGAGAGAAATGGACTTAAAAAAGTTAGAAATAATAGATGGAACATATATAGACAAAAAGTTAGAAAAAGCATATTCAGATATACTGTATAAGACGAAAATAAAAAATACGGATACGTATATCTACATACTATATGAGCACAAAAGTTATCCAGATAAAAAAACAACATTCCAACTATTGGAATATATAAACAAAATAATGAAAAAAACATTAAATCCAAAAACATCAAAAACAAACATAATAATACCGATACTAATATATCATGGGAATCAAAAATGGGACATGAGTAACAAGTTAATAGACTATATAGAAAACAGAGAAAATTACCCAGAAAAAATAAACAAATACATACCGAACTATGAATACGAAATAATAGAGCTAAACGACAAAACAAACCAAGAAATAAAAGGACCGATACTATTAAAAATAATATTGGAAACATTAAAAGCAATAAAACAAAAAGAAAAAGACAAATTCATAGACAACATAAAAAAGATATTCAACATGATGGATAAATATGAAAAGATAGATTCACAAAAAGCGAAAGAAATATTTGGATTTATAATATACTATATATTAATAACAAGAGACGATACAGATGAATATGAATTAAAAGAAATAGACATAAAAAGAGGTGATTTGATTATGACTAGAGGTAGACAACTTTACGAGGACGGAATTAAAAAGGGTAAGTTGGAAGGGATGAAACTTGGAGAATATTTAAAAGCTAAAGATACAGTTAAAAAGTTATTATCAAAAAAATTAGATAAAAAAACTATTTCAGAGGTAACAGAATTATCTATAGAAGAAATCAAGAAAATTGAAGAAGAAATGAACCAAAACAAGAATTAA